The Puntigrus tetrazona isolate hp1 chromosome 23, ASM1883169v1, whole genome shotgun sequence genome has a segment encoding these proteins:
- the agap2 gene encoding arf-GAP with GTPase, ANK repeat and PH domain-containing protein 2 isoform X5, producing MNNTNKVTHSTAIRAEVRRHESLQNTINKFLKQLERVEDQQLRTGLKVFLHSIQASCANSQEWTLTRAIPELRLGVLGSLRSGKSALVNRFITGSYLPLESHDGGRYKKEVLVEGQSHLLLIREESGPPSAQICNWLDGVILVFSLENEASFQDVYKNYSELSAHRNIVEIPIIAVGTQDKISSTNARVIEDKRVQQLCIDVRRCTYFETCATYGLNVDRVFNEMTHKIVAAKKQAALLASCKSLPNSPSHSGASTPVSGPGQASNGGQSSDYPSSLPSTPVISHKDIRGGASGDGVSQRNLPRRRTSLFANRRGSDSEKRASDSRSDMSGRSVSIKQGTLWKRSERSLNKEWKKKYVTLSNNGMLMYHSNINEFLQNAQGKEMDLLRVTVKVPGKRLHRAAAPGGPSPGPTLIPVSGVNGLSKDKQSSEGGATSNLLTVEEASRSGLSFHNDQKVKRCPSSVSNKGFSVDLSIEGATSPPLGKEHIPSSPMTDRKKKKRNRSINLKGDAAAGQAEEEESADFIIISSTGQSWHFEAQSQEDRDAWVQAIESQILASLQSCESRNKARRNSQSEAVALQAIRNAKGNDLCVDCGAPNPTWASLNLGALICIECSGIHRNLGTHLSRVRSLDLDDWPSELTKVLTAIGNHMANSIWETCTQGRQKLTPEATREQRESWIRAKYEQRAFVSPLPAQCSEDTMSTWLLKAVIDRDLPRLLLLLAHSTKEVINVPPEGAAQLQHSALHAACQLGDVVMTQLLVWYGSDVKSKDPQGRTALTLARQAGSKECAEILLQHGCPSETSPTSPTPVLSRKSSITSIGRVNSRRRVS from the exons catcatgtGCGAATAGCCAGGAATGGACCCTAACTCGTGCTATTCCAGAACTACGACTG GGGGTTCTGGGTAGCCTTCGCAGCGGAAAATCTGCTCTGGTAAACAGATTCATCACAGGAAGTTATCTTCCACTCGAGTCACATGACG GCGGAAGGTATAAAAAGGAGGTGCTGGTGGAGGGACAGAGTCATTTATTGTTGATCCGAGAGGAATCTGGCCCACCAAGTGCACAG ATCTGCAACTGGCTTGATGGCGTCATCCTAGTTTTTAGTCTGGAAAATGAAGCAAGTTTCCAGGATGTGTACAAAAACTACAGTGAGCTAAGCGCACATCGTAACATAGTCGAAATACCCATTATAGCGGTTGGAACGCAAG ATAAGATTAGTAGCACTAATGCACGCGTGATCGAGGACAAGAGAGTCCAGCAGCTGTGCATAGATGTGCGCCGCTGCACTTATTTTGAGACCTGTGCCACATATGGACTTAACGTGGACAGAGTATTTAATGAAA TGACTCACAAGATCGTCGCTGCCAAGAAGCAAGCTGCCCTTCTGGCCTCCTGCAAATCCCTCCCAAACTCCCCGAGTCACTCAGGGGCCTCGACTCCAGTGTCAGGGCCCGGACAG GCCAGTAATGGGGGTCAGAGTAGTGATTACCCCTCCTCTTTGCCTTCTACCCCTGTGATAAGTCACAAAGACATACGGGGTGGGGCAAGTGGAGATGGGGTCTCGCAAAGAAATCTGCCCCGACGACGGACATCTTTATTTGCG AACCGCCGCGGCAGTGACTCCGAAAAAAGGGCTTCTGATAGCCGAAGTGACATGAGCGGTCGATCGGTTTCTATCAAACAA GGGACTTTGTGGAAACGCAGCGAACGCTCTTTAAATAAGGAGTGGAAGAAGAAGTATGTGACTCTGTCAAACAACGGCATGCTTATGtatcattcaaatataaat GAGTTTTTGCAGAACGCTCAAGGTAAGGAGATGGACCTGCTGCGAGTTACGGTGAAGGTGCCAGGAAAGCGTCTTCATCGTGCCGCTGCTCCCGGAGGACCGTCGCCTGGCCCTACTCTCATCCCCGTGTCCGGTGTGAATGGACTCAGTAAAGATAAGCAGTCATCCGAAGGGGGAgctacat caaatctTCTGACTGTAGAAGAGGCATCAAGGAGTGGTTTGTCATTTCATAATGATCAGAAGGTGAAGCGTTGCCCGTCATCTGTGTCTAATAAAGGCTTCAGTGTGG ATTTGAGCATTGAGGGGGCTACAAGTCCTCCTTTAGGAAAAGAACACATCCCGTCTTCTCCGATGACTgacaggaagaagaaaaaacgaaACAGAAGTATTAATCTGAAAGGAGACGCAGCGGCTGGGCAGGCTGAGG AAGAGGAAAGCGCAGACTTCATCATTATATCCAGCACAGGACAGAGCTGGCATTTCGAAGCCCAAAGTCAAGAGGACAGGGACGCCTGGGTTCAGGCCATCGAAAGCCAGATCCTTGCAAGTCTACAAAGCTGTGAGAGCAGAAATAAG GCTCGAAGAAACAGCCAAAGTGAAGCTGTTGCCTTGCAGGCCATTCGAAATGCCAAAGGGAACGATCTCTGTGTGGACTGTGGAGCACCAA ATCCAACATGGGCGAGTCTTAATCTCGGAGCTCTAATCTGCATCGAGTGTTCGGGGATACACAGGAACCTGGGGACGCACCTGTCCCGTGTTCGCTCACTAGACCTGGACGACTGGCCCAGTGAACTCACAAAAGTGCTTACGGCTATAGGCAATCATATGGCCAACAGCATTTGGGAGACCTGCACCCAAGGGCGCCAAAAGTTGACACCCGAGGCAACAAG agagcagagagagtcGTGGATCCGTGCCAAATACGAACAGCGGGCGTTTGTGTCACCCTTGCCGGCTCAGTGTTCAGAGGACACAATGTCGACTTGGTTGCTTAAAGCAGTAATCGACAGAGACCTTCCCAGACTTCTGCTGCTCCTCGCGCACAGCACCAAGGAAGTGATCAACGTCCCGCCAGAGGGGGCAGCACAGCTCCAGCACAGCGCTTTACATGCGGCCTGCCAGCTGGGCGACGTGGTCATGACACAGCTGCTGGTCTGG TACGGCAGTGATGTGAAGTCAAAGGATCCCCAAGGTAGAACCGCACTGACGTTGGCGCGACAAGCCGGCAGCAAAGAGTGTGCTGAGATTCTCCTCCAACACGGCTGCCCCAGTGAGACATCGCCCACCTCCCCGACACCTGTCCTGTCCCGCAAAAGTAGCATCACCAGTATTGGACGTGTCAATTCCAGGAGGAGGGTCTCGTAA
- the agap2 gene encoding arf-GAP with GTPase, ANK repeat and PH domain-containing protein 2 isoform X4 yields MNNTNKVTHSTAIRAEVRRHESLQNTINKFLKQLERVEDQQLRTGLKVFLHSIQASCANSQEWTLTRAIPELRLGVLGSLRSGKSALVNRFITGSYLPLESHDGGRYKKEVLVEGQSHLLLIREESGPPSAQICNWLDGVILVFSLENEASFQDVYKNYSELSAHRNIVEIPIIAVGTQDKISSTNARVIEDKRVQQLCIDVRRCTYFETCATYGLNVDRVFNEMTHKIVAAKKQAALLASCKSLPNSPSHSGASTPVSGPGQASNGGQSSDYPSSLPSTPVISHKDIRGGASGDGVSQRNLPRRRTSLFANRRGSDSEKRASDSRSDMSGRSVSIKQGTLWKRSERSLNKEWKKKYVTLSNNGMLMYHSNINEFLQNAQGKEMDLLRVTVKVPGKRLHRAAAPGGPSPGPTLIPVSGVNGLSKDKQSSEGGATSNLLTVEEASRSGLSFHNDQKVKRCPSSVSNKGFSVDLSIEGATSPPLGKEHIPSSPMTDRKKKKRNRSINLKGDAAAGQAEAKRKMWKLKSFGSLRNINKTEEESADFIIISSTGQSWHFEAQSQEDRDAWVQAIESQILASLQSCESRNKARRNSQSEAVALQAIRNAKGNDLCVDCGAPNPTWASLNLGALICIECSGIHRNLGTHLSRVRSLDLDDWPSELTKVLTAIGNHMANSIWETCTQGRQKLTPEATREQRESWIRAKYEQRAFVSPLPAQCSEDTMSTWLLKAVIDRDLPRLLLLLAHSTKEVINVPPEGAAQLQHSALHAACQLGDVVMTQLLVWYGSDVKSKDPQGRTALTLARQAGSKECAEILLQHGCPSETSPTSPTPVLSRKSSITSIGRVNSRRRVS; encoded by the exons catcatgtGCGAATAGCCAGGAATGGACCCTAACTCGTGCTATTCCAGAACTACGACTG GGGGTTCTGGGTAGCCTTCGCAGCGGAAAATCTGCTCTGGTAAACAGATTCATCACAGGAAGTTATCTTCCACTCGAGTCACATGACG GCGGAAGGTATAAAAAGGAGGTGCTGGTGGAGGGACAGAGTCATTTATTGTTGATCCGAGAGGAATCTGGCCCACCAAGTGCACAG ATCTGCAACTGGCTTGATGGCGTCATCCTAGTTTTTAGTCTGGAAAATGAAGCAAGTTTCCAGGATGTGTACAAAAACTACAGTGAGCTAAGCGCACATCGTAACATAGTCGAAATACCCATTATAGCGGTTGGAACGCAAG ATAAGATTAGTAGCACTAATGCACGCGTGATCGAGGACAAGAGAGTCCAGCAGCTGTGCATAGATGTGCGCCGCTGCACTTATTTTGAGACCTGTGCCACATATGGACTTAACGTGGACAGAGTATTTAATGAAA TGACTCACAAGATCGTCGCTGCCAAGAAGCAAGCTGCCCTTCTGGCCTCCTGCAAATCCCTCCCAAACTCCCCGAGTCACTCAGGGGCCTCGACTCCAGTGTCAGGGCCCGGACAG GCCAGTAATGGGGGTCAGAGTAGTGATTACCCCTCCTCTTTGCCTTCTACCCCTGTGATAAGTCACAAAGACATACGGGGTGGGGCAAGTGGAGATGGGGTCTCGCAAAGAAATCTGCCCCGACGACGGACATCTTTATTTGCG AACCGCCGCGGCAGTGACTCCGAAAAAAGGGCTTCTGATAGCCGAAGTGACATGAGCGGTCGATCGGTTTCTATCAAACAA GGGACTTTGTGGAAACGCAGCGAACGCTCTTTAAATAAGGAGTGGAAGAAGAAGTATGTGACTCTGTCAAACAACGGCATGCTTATGtatcattcaaatataaat GAGTTTTTGCAGAACGCTCAAGGTAAGGAGATGGACCTGCTGCGAGTTACGGTGAAGGTGCCAGGAAAGCGTCTTCATCGTGCCGCTGCTCCCGGAGGACCGTCGCCTGGCCCTACTCTCATCCCCGTGTCCGGTGTGAATGGACTCAGTAAAGATAAGCAGTCATCCGAAGGGGGAgctacat caaatctTCTGACTGTAGAAGAGGCATCAAGGAGTGGTTTGTCATTTCATAATGATCAGAAGGTGAAGCGTTGCCCGTCATCTGTGTCTAATAAAGGCTTCAGTGTGG ATTTGAGCATTGAGGGGGCTACAAGTCCTCCTTTAGGAAAAGAACACATCCCGTCTTCTCCGATGACTgacaggaagaagaaaaaacgaaACAGAAGTATTAATCTGAAAGGAGACGCAGCGGCTGGGCAGGCTGAGG CCAAGCGCAAAATGTGGAAATTAAAAAGCTTTGGTAGCTTGagaaacattaacaaaacag AAGAGGAAAGCGCAGACTTCATCATTATATCCAGCACAGGACAGAGCTGGCATTTCGAAGCCCAAAGTCAAGAGGACAGGGACGCCTGGGTTCAGGCCATCGAAAGCCAGATCCTTGCAAGTCTACAAAGCTGTGAGAGCAGAAATAAG GCTCGAAGAAACAGCCAAAGTGAAGCTGTTGCCTTGCAGGCCATTCGAAATGCCAAAGGGAACGATCTCTGTGTGGACTGTGGAGCACCAA ATCCAACATGGGCGAGTCTTAATCTCGGAGCTCTAATCTGCATCGAGTGTTCGGGGATACACAGGAACCTGGGGACGCACCTGTCCCGTGTTCGCTCACTAGACCTGGACGACTGGCCCAGTGAACTCACAAAAGTGCTTACGGCTATAGGCAATCATATGGCCAACAGCATTTGGGAGACCTGCACCCAAGGGCGCCAAAAGTTGACACCCGAGGCAACAAG agagcagagagagtcGTGGATCCGTGCCAAATACGAACAGCGGGCGTTTGTGTCACCCTTGCCGGCTCAGTGTTCAGAGGACACAATGTCGACTTGGTTGCTTAAAGCAGTAATCGACAGAGACCTTCCCAGACTTCTGCTGCTCCTCGCGCACAGCACCAAGGAAGTGATCAACGTCCCGCCAGAGGGGGCAGCACAGCTCCAGCACAGCGCTTTACATGCGGCCTGCCAGCTGGGCGACGTGGTCATGACACAGCTGCTGGTCTGG TACGGCAGTGATGTGAAGTCAAAGGATCCCCAAGGTAGAACCGCACTGACGTTGGCGCGACAAGCCGGCAGCAAAGAGTGTGCTGAGATTCTCCTCCAACACGGCTGCCCCAGTGAGACATCGCCCACCTCCCCGACACCTGTCCTGTCCCGCAAAAGTAGCATCACCAGTATTGGACGTGTCAATTCCAGGAGGAGGGTCTCGTAA